In Magnetospirillum sp., the following are encoded in one genomic region:
- a CDS encoding type I secretion system permease/ATPase, which yields MNDKTNANALRSALAACAPYFVLALVFSFAINLLALAPTIYMIHVYDGALHSSSVPTLVMLTIGVMIALIALSALDFARSQVLTRAGARMDRLLAGRIIAAMNARALVHGRTAGPELRDLDNFRQYACGGGILTMLDLPWTPVYIAFAYVLHPVLGIMCVVFSVILFVLALINEWLIRAPLERSNAAAANGYRFVEAGLRNAEVVHSMGMIGAILGRWRKDRTAHIDDQNVASDRNAIMASIIKFLRMAMQSVILGVGAYLVIERNLSAGAIFAASILLGRALAPLEQAVSSWRSTIMVRESYTRMRDLLVGFPEAPKHIELPRPSGKVSVEQLVYFVRGNPKAVLRGISFTVQPGEQIGIFGPSAAGKSTLSRAIVGAIKPSQGFVRLDGADIQQWNRETFGNYVGYLPQDIELFSGNIAENIARFKNVGDDEVVAAAKLAGAHDFILRLPDGYNTQIGESGAFLSGGQRQRIALARAVFGNPALVVLDEPNSNLDMEGDQALTSALAALKAAKITTIVVSHRSVAMNAVDKLLVLRDGMIDAFGTQAEVLGRKQQVAAGAAPQQPQLRKV from the coding sequence ATGAATGACAAAACCAACGCCAACGCCCTTCGTTCGGCCCTCGCCGCGTGTGCGCCCTATTTCGTGCTGGCGCTCGTTTTCAGCTTTGCCATCAACCTGTTGGCGCTGGCTCCGACGATCTACATGATCCATGTGTACGATGGTGCACTGCACAGTTCGAGCGTGCCCACGCTGGTCATGCTCACGATCGGCGTGATGATCGCGCTGATCGCCCTCTCCGCCCTCGATTTTGCCCGCTCGCAGGTTTTGACCCGCGCCGGTGCGCGCATGGACCGGCTGCTCGCCGGGCGCATCATTGCGGCGATGAATGCGCGCGCGCTCGTGCACGGGCGCACGGCCGGACCTGAGCTGCGCGATCTCGACAATTTCCGCCAATATGCGTGCGGCGGCGGCATTCTCACGATGCTCGATCTGCCGTGGACGCCGGTCTACATCGCCTTTGCCTACGTGCTGCATCCCGTGCTCGGGATCATGTGTGTGGTGTTCTCGGTCATTCTGTTCGTGCTGGCGCTGATCAACGAATGGCTGATTCGTGCCCCGCTGGAGCGCTCGAATGCGGCGGCCGCAAACGGCTATCGCTTCGTCGAAGCGGGTCTGCGCAACGCCGAAGTCGTGCATTCGATGGGCATGATCGGCGCCATTCTTGGGCGTTGGCGCAAGGACCGCACCGCGCATATCGACGACCAGAACGTCGCCAGCGACCGCAACGCGATCATGGCCTCGATCATCAAGTTCCTGCGCATGGCCATGCAGTCGGTCATTCTTGGCGTGGGCGCCTATCTCGTCATCGAGCGCAATTTGAGTGCCGGTGCGATCTTCGCGGCCTCGATCCTGCTCGGCCGCGCCCTCGCCCCGCTCGAGCAGGCGGTGTCGAGCTGGCGCTCGACGATCATGGTGCGCGAATCCTACACGCGCATGCGCGATCTGCTGGTGGGTTTCCCGGAAGCGCCCAAGCACATCGAACTGCCGCGCCCGTCGGGCAAGGTTTCGGTCGAGCAGCTCGTCTATTTCGTGCGCGGCAATCCCAAAGCCGTTCTGCGCGGCATTTCCTTCACCGTGCAGCCCGGCGAGCAGATCGGCATTTTCGGCCCCAGTGCGGCCGGCAAATCGACGCTGTCGCGCGCCATCGTCGGCGCCATCAAGCCCTCGCAAGGCTTCGTGCGCCTTGACGGTGCCGACATCCAGCAATGGAACCGCGAGACGTTCGGCAATTACGTGGGCTACCTGCCGCAGGATATCGAGCTGTTCTCGGGCAACATCGCCGAGAACATCGCGCGGTTCAAAAATGTCGGCGACGACGAAGTCGTGGCGGCCGCCAAGCTTGCCGGTGCGCACGATTTCATCCTGCGCCTGCCCGACGGCTACAACACCCAGATCGGCGAAAGCGGCGCATTCCTCTCGGGCGGCCAGCGCCAGCGCATCGCTCTGGCGCGCGCCGTGTTCGGGAACCCTGCCCTTGTGGTGCTCGACGAACCCAATTCCAATCTCGACATGGAAGGCGACCAGGCGCTGACATCCGCACTCGCCGCTCTCAAAGCCGCCAAAATCACCACCATCGTCGTCTCGCACCGCTCGGTCGCCATGAATGCGGTCGACAAGCTGCTGGTGCTGCGCGACGGCATGATCGACGCGTTCGGCACGCAAGCCGAAGTGCTCGGCCGCAAGCAGCAGGTCGCCGCGGGCGCCGCCCCGCAGCAGCCGCAGCTGCGCAAAGTCTGA